A stretch of Pleuronectes platessa chromosome 24, fPlePla1.1, whole genome shotgun sequence DNA encodes these proteins:
- the LOC128431101 gene encoding histone H1-like, with the protein MAEIAPALAAAKVKAAKRKVVKPKTAGPSVSELIVKAVSASKERSGTSVSALKKALAAGGYDVEKNNSRVNTTIKKLVVSGTLVQTKGTGATGSFKMSKKEAVKKAAPKAKKPAAKKPAVAKKPKSAAAKKPAAAKKSPKKVAKPAAAKKPTKSPKKVVKSPKKVVKKAPAAKKAPAKKVAKPKAKKAAAKKK; encoded by the coding sequence ATGGCAGAAATCGCTCCAGCTCTAGCTGCCGCCAAGGTTAAAGCGGCCAAAAGAAAGGTCGTGAAACCGAAGACCGCCGGCCCCAGCGTCAGTGAGCTCATCGTGAAGGCCGTGTCCGCGTCCAAGGAGCGCAGTGGCACGTCAGTGTCCGCCCTCAAGAAGGCTCTGGCTGCCGGAGGCTACGATGTGGAGAAGAACAATTCCCGCGTCAACACCACCATCAAGAAGCTGGTGGTCAGCGGGACCCTGGTCCAGACCAAGGGAACCGGTGCCACCGGCTCGTTCAAGATGAGCAAGAAAGAGGCAGTGAAGAAGGCCGCTCCCAAAGCGAAGAAGCCCGCCGCCAAGAAACCCGCAGTGGCTAAAAAGCCCAAGTCAGCGGCAGCCAAGAAGCCAGCAGCCGCTAAAAAGTCCCCGAAGAAGGTGGCTAAACCAGCAGCGGCCAAGAAGCCCACCAAGAGCCCCAAGAAGGTGGTGAAGAGCCCCAAGAAGGTGGTGAAGAAGGCCCCTGCTGCCAAGAAAGCCCCCGCGAAGAAGGTCGCCAAACCTAAAGCGAAGAAGGCAGCAGCCAAGAAAAAGTga